From Thermoflavifilum aggregans, a single genomic window includes:
- a CDS encoding HEPN domain-containing protein: MKSFRTELENPVVEQEIIELERKIRQYLTGELHPDRFKSLRLARGIYGQRQKGVQMIRIKLPQGRLTTAQLKRIADISDEYATGNLHLTTRQDIQLHFVSLERTPELWTKLAMDDLTIREACGNTVRNITGSHLAGIDPNEPFDVTPYADAAFRYFLRNPVCQDMGRKFKIGFSSSEQDEAFAYIHDIGLIPRIQEKDGKLVKGFKVVVGGGLGAQPFTAKLAFEFLPAEDLIPYIEAVLRVFDRYGERTNRHKARMKYLIEKLGMEKFTELVQAEYKGLKAFHVPIEFHEPVEHIPERIEIPSYTIPDTEKFQAWLITNVIPQKQIGYRGVYLKITNGNISSDTARRLADLVKSIAADQMRVTNNQGILIRFVPEQALGYLFTRLDELGLAEPGFDSTADVTSCPGTDTCNLGISNSTGIARMLEQVILQEYPQLIYNKDIKIKISGCMNSCGQHGIATIGFHGASLKAGGKVLPALQVLLGGGPTGHGEGRLAEKITKIPSKRAPQALRIILNDYLKNAQPEEKFNAYFDRQGKNYFYNLLKPLTDLTNLQPDDFIDWGQEVEYSTAVGVGECASVVVDLVYVLLNEAEEKLETADQWLKDGNYADAVYQAYTASVYAAKALLLDKEVNCNTHIGIINDFDQHFQAAEFDVAPSFAGFVLQINQHEPTPDFAEAYLYQAHRFLQKARDYHQQRSVAVAQETIPS; this comes from the coding sequence ATGAAAAGTTTTCGTACGGAGCTGGAAAATCCTGTCGTTGAACAGGAAATCATCGAACTGGAAAGAAAGATCCGTCAATACCTCACTGGGGAATTGCACCCCGATCGTTTCAAAAGCCTGCGCCTGGCACGCGGCATTTACGGCCAGCGCCAGAAAGGCGTGCAAATGATTCGCATCAAACTACCACAAGGAAGATTAACCACAGCTCAGCTGAAACGCATTGCCGATATTTCCGACGAATATGCAACCGGTAATCTGCATTTAACCACCCGGCAGGACATCCAGCTGCATTTTGTAAGTCTGGAACGTACACCGGAATTATGGACCAAGCTGGCTATGGATGATCTTACCATCCGGGAAGCCTGCGGTAATACCGTGCGAAATATTACCGGCTCACACCTGGCCGGTATTGATCCGAACGAGCCTTTCGATGTTACTCCATACGCTGATGCCGCATTTCGGTATTTCCTGCGCAATCCCGTATGCCAGGATATGGGTCGTAAATTCAAAATTGGCTTTTCCAGCAGCGAACAGGATGAAGCTTTTGCCTATATTCACGACATCGGCCTGATTCCACGCATCCAGGAAAAGGATGGTAAGCTTGTGAAAGGCTTTAAGGTAGTGGTAGGTGGCGGATTGGGAGCACAGCCTTTTACGGCCAAACTGGCTTTTGAATTTCTGCCTGCGGAAGATTTAATTCCCTACATAGAAGCTGTATTGAGAGTATTTGATCGGTATGGTGAACGCACTAACCGGCACAAAGCCCGGATGAAATACCTGATTGAAAAGCTGGGCATGGAAAAATTTACCGAGCTGGTGCAGGCTGAATACAAAGGCCTGAAGGCTTTTCATGTGCCTATCGAATTTCACGAACCGGTAGAACATATTCCAGAACGAATAGAGATACCGTCATACACAATTCCCGATACTGAAAAATTCCAGGCTTGGTTAATCACCAATGTCATCCCACAAAAGCAAATCGGTTATCGGGGTGTATATTTAAAAATTACCAACGGCAATATTTCTTCGGATACAGCCCGAAGGCTGGCTGATCTGGTAAAAAGCATAGCCGCTGATCAGATGCGGGTAACCAACAACCAGGGTATCCTGATCCGCTTTGTGCCTGAGCAGGCCCTGGGCTATCTGTTTACTCGCCTCGATGAGCTGGGTTTGGCTGAACCCGGTTTTGATTCCACGGCCGACGTTACATCCTGCCCGGGAACCGACACTTGCAACCTGGGTATTTCTAACAGCACAGGCATTGCCCGCATGCTGGAACAGGTAATTCTGCAGGAATATCCCCAACTGATTTACAACAAGGATATTAAAATCAAAATCAGTGGTTGCATGAATTCCTGCGGCCAGCATGGCATTGCTACGATTGGCTTCCATGGTGCATCGCTGAAGGCAGGTGGTAAAGTACTCCCCGCGCTGCAAGTGCTGCTGGGCGGAGGTCCCACCGGCCACGGCGAAGGCAGGCTAGCTGAAAAAATCACCAAAATACCTAGCAAACGTGCGCCTCAGGCCCTGCGCATCATCCTGAATGATTACCTGAAAAATGCTCAGCCAGAAGAAAAATTCAATGCCTATTTCGACCGGCAGGGCAAAAACTATTTTTACAACCTGCTTAAACCTTTAACCGATCTGACCAATTTGCAACCCGACGATTTCATTGACTGGGGACAGGAAGTGGAATATTCCACAGCCGTAGGTGTAGGCGAATGCGCCAGCGTGGTGGTGGATCTGGTTTATGTGTTGCTGAACGAAGCTGAAGAAAAGCTTGAGACTGCTGATCAATGGCTGAAAGATGGAAATTACGCAGATGCTGTTTATCAGGCTTATACAGCTTCTGTGTATGCTGCCAAGGCATTGTTGCTGGATAAAGAGGTAAACTGCAATACCCATATCGGAATCATAAATGATTTTGATCAGCATTTTCAGGCAGCTGAATTTGATGTAGCACCTTCGTTTGCCGGCTTCGTGCTGCAAATCAATCAGCACGAACCTACGCCTGATTTCGCAGAGGCTTATCTGTATCAAGCACATCGCTTCCTGCAAAAAGCCAGGGATTATCATCAGCAAAGATCCGTAGCAGTTGCACAGGAAACCATTCCTTCTTAA
- a CDS encoding glycosyl hydrolase — MIKFRSIFGFMILICISSMMQAQSIWPKIYAEAHPWTRWWWLGNAVDRAGIAYQLQALHDAGFGGVEITPIYGVNGFEKQEIPYLSKRWMDMLHYTIQKAHQLGMKVDMNNGTGWPFGGPQIPLDFAASKVIFQSYVLHGGERLSQKIIPEDVRQQRVAKLQALMAFSDDGEKIDITDKVDSSGILHWQAPPGNWRLIAVFNGKTFQKVKRAAPGGEGWVMDHFSDTALQIYLNRFAHAFYIFQTPLPHSFFNDSYEVFGADWTTHMFEAFQRLRGYDLRNYLPALLGMGNPDTVQRVIMDYRQTLADLLLHDFAEPWTAWAHRMGRTTRYQAHGSPGNWIDLYASADIPETESFGSCHFNIPGIPEDSLGMRAGQLDERVLKFASSAAHISGKPYASSETFTWLGEHFRVSLAQCKPVLDEMWISGINHVFFHGTPYSPQNAPWPGWQFYASVNFSPYNPIWHDLPAMNQYITRTQSFLQQGKPDNDILLYWPVQDVWARQNPELLFQLTIGNTRLWLDSTGFGQVADTLIRQGYSFDYISDQYIEKTTVENGKLKTPGGYYKVLIIPPCTFIPLHTFAHILSLIKNGGKVVFISHFPENVPGLQAWKLRKDSLEILKNQISSEWIFHQHEVKNINKGFAYIGENISTLLSMAGVEAESMAHNGLSFIRRKTNDGYVYFISNLSSDSFNGWIKLSIHAPYVVIYDAYANRTGIAKLKQVQNAEGIKTTDVYIQIPSGYSYILKTTDKPPVHVPAWTYFPVSHSDSNNLRIRVALENPWTLQFIEGSPEIKGIYRLQSLGSWTDLNDSARTFEGTAQYQISFRITPEQKSKADQWILKLGQVDFSAKVILNGHDVATLWAVPFICDVTPYIRAGENVLQIQVTNLAANRIAAYDRNKIPWKIFKDVNVVNMQYRPFDASKWGTVASGLIGPVWVEGYKNKNDF; from the coding sequence ATGATAAAATTCCGCTCCATTTTCGGTTTTATGATTCTTATCTGCATCAGTTCCATGATGCAGGCACAATCGATTTGGCCAAAAATCTATGCAGAGGCTCATCCATGGACTCGCTGGTGGTGGCTGGGGAATGCCGTTGATCGTGCAGGCATAGCTTATCAGCTGCAAGCATTGCATGATGCAGGATTTGGTGGTGTGGAAATTACACCTATCTATGGCGTAAATGGATTTGAAAAGCAGGAAATCCCCTATTTATCGAAGCGCTGGATGGACATGCTGCACTACACGATTCAAAAGGCACATCAGCTCGGGATGAAGGTAGATATGAACAACGGCACCGGCTGGCCTTTTGGTGGTCCGCAGATTCCGCTCGATTTCGCTGCATCAAAAGTTATTTTTCAATCCTATGTATTGCATGGAGGTGAAAGACTTTCTCAAAAAATCATACCGGAAGATGTTCGCCAGCAGCGGGTTGCAAAGCTGCAAGCCCTGATGGCATTTTCTGATGACGGTGAAAAGATAGATATAACAGATAAAGTTGATTCATCTGGAATACTGCATTGGCAGGCACCTCCGGGCAACTGGCGGTTGATAGCTGTATTCAATGGCAAAACTTTTCAGAAAGTAAAGCGTGCAGCTCCTGGCGGAGAAGGATGGGTCATGGATCATTTCTCCGATACAGCTTTACAAATTTATCTGAACCGGTTTGCTCACGCATTTTATATCTTTCAGACTCCGCTTCCCCACAGCTTTTTCAATGATTCCTACGAAGTTTTCGGTGCAGATTGGACGACACACATGTTTGAAGCATTTCAACGACTCAGGGGATATGATCTGCGCAATTATCTCCCAGCCCTGCTGGGCATGGGTAATCCCGATACCGTGCAACGGGTAATCATGGATTACAGGCAAACATTGGCAGATTTGCTTTTGCATGATTTTGCCGAACCCTGGACTGCCTGGGCACACCGGATGGGCCGCACCACACGCTATCAGGCTCATGGTTCGCCTGGCAACTGGATCGATTTATACGCCAGTGCAGATATACCCGAAACAGAATCATTCGGTTCTTGTCATTTTAATATTCCCGGCATACCGGAAGATTCACTCGGCATGCGTGCAGGTCAACTCGATGAACGTGTATTAAAGTTTGCATCATCAGCTGCACATATCTCCGGTAAACCTTATGCTTCATCTGAAACATTTACCTGGCTGGGTGAACATTTCCGGGTGAGCTTGGCACAATGCAAACCCGTGCTCGATGAAATGTGGATATCCGGTATTAACCATGTTTTCTTTCATGGTACACCTTATTCTCCCCAAAATGCACCCTGGCCTGGCTGGCAGTTTTATGCATCCGTAAACTTTTCACCTTACAATCCTATCTGGCATGATCTGCCAGCCATGAATCAATATATCACACGTACCCAGTCGTTTCTTCAGCAAGGAAAACCCGATAATGACATTCTGCTTTACTGGCCTGTGCAGGATGTATGGGCCAGACAAAATCCGGAACTGTTGTTTCAGCTTACTATTGGAAATACCCGTCTGTGGCTTGATTCCACCGGATTTGGTCAGGTAGCTGATACTTTGATCCGACAAGGATATAGTTTCGATTATATCTCTGATCAGTACATAGAAAAAACAACTGTTGAAAACGGAAAATTAAAAACACCAGGCGGATACTACAAAGTATTGATTATACCTCCCTGCACTTTTATTCCCCTGCACACCTTCGCACATATCCTGTCGCTGATAAAAAACGGAGGAAAGGTTGTTTTCATCAGTCATTTTCCTGAAAATGTGCCCGGATTACAGGCATGGAAGTTAAGGAAAGATTCTCTGGAAATATTAAAAAACCAGATTTCCAGTGAATGGATATTTCATCAGCATGAAGTGAAAAACATCAACAAAGGTTTTGCATACATAGGTGAAAATATAAGTACATTGCTGTCAATGGCAGGAGTGGAAGCTGAAAGCATGGCGCATAACGGATTATCTTTTATCAGAAGAAAAACAAATGATGGTTATGTATATTTCATCAGCAATCTGAGTTCAGATAGTTTTAATGGATGGATAAAGTTAAGTATCCATGCACCTTATGTTGTGATATATGATGCTTATGCCAATCGGACGGGAATAGCAAAACTGAAACAAGTTCAAAATGCGGAAGGAATAAAAACAACCGATGTTTACATACAAATTCCTTCGGGATATTCATACATACTGAAAACCACTGACAAACCACCTGTGCATGTACCCGCATGGACTTACTTTCCGGTCTCACACTCGGACTCAAATAATTTGCGCATACGTGTAGCGTTGGAGAATCCGTGGACTTTACAATTCATCGAAGGAAGTCCGGAAATCAAGGGAATTTATCGTTTGCAAAGCCTGGGATCCTGGACAGATCTGAATGATTCGGCACGTACATTCGAGGGTACAGCTCAATATCAGATTAGTTTTCGGATAACACCAGAACAGAAAAGCAAAGCTGATCAATGGATATTAAAGCTGGGACAGGTCGATTTCAGTGCAAAGGTTATACTGAATGGCCATGATGTGGCTACCTTATGGGCTGTTCCGTTTATTTGCGATGTGACCCCATATATTCGTGCAGGAGAAAATGTACTTCAGATTCAGGTTACCAATCTGGCAGCGAACCGAATTGCAGCTTATGACCGGAATAAAATTCCCTGGAAAATTTTTAAGGATGTTAATGTGGTGAACATGCAATACCGCCCGTTTGATGCATCAAAATGGGGCACTGTAGCATCCGGATTGATAGGGCCTGTATGGGTGGAAGGATATAAAAACAAAAATGATTTTTAG
- a CDS encoding glycoside hydrolase family 78 protein: MKISLLGFTLGLSIFYFFTVNSSAQEIKPVALRCEYLDNPLAVNTTHPRLSWELQATERNVKQTSYQILVASSLEKLNRNEGDLWDSKKVMSDQSVAIPYEGVPLQSRITCYWKVKVWTSDGRESAWSEPAHWSEGLLHQADWYAQWIGLDTFFSWDRPHDMHTRLSARYLRKEFTIDKPLQSAKIYISGLGIYQLFINGKKVGREELSSDPTEYEKRIFYNTFDVTPYLHPGKNAIGVILGNGRFFTMRWGKAPIPPISNYGYPKMIAQLEIQHADGSAQMIISDTTWKITADGPVRSNNEYDGEDYDATKELTGWNETGYDDHNWLHAQLTQPPCNHLEAQMDPLINIMDTVKPKAVYEIAPGKYVYDMGQNMVGWVEIHIPAGRAGDTVTLRFAERLNPDTTLYTANLRSAEATDHYVMKSGNQSWEPHFTYHGFRYVELTGYPGKPDLSTLVGKVVYDDLPVTGHFETSNALLNQIYHNAFWGIRGNYRGMPTDCPQRDERMGWLGDRAEGSYGESFIFDNNTLYAKWLQDIEDAQRENGSIPDVAPTYWKVYSDNMTWPGAYPLIAYMLYHQFANMQPVMQHYASIKKWLHYMKSKYMKDGIITKDTYGDWCMPPEDPKLIHSKDPSRITPGSLLSTAFYYHILKLMEKFASLQHLTDDSLQFSREADSVRIAFNQHFLNKTLDEYANNTATANTFALAFHLAPDSIRHRVFEHIIEKTEKDFDGHISVGLVGAQQFMRTITRNGAADLAYQIATNTTYPSWGYMVKNDATTIWELWNGNTADPAMNSGNHVMLLGDLVIWMYEDLGGIRSDDVQTGFKKIIMKPSFVKGLNWVNCSYHSVHGLIQSNWKKDGNTLTWDITIPANTTAEVYFPVSDVTNIKESNLPINRIREIELRNQNNHQVIVQIGSGSYHFRIKNYKEE, encoded by the coding sequence ATGAAGATAAGTTTATTGGGTTTTACGCTTGGTTTATCCATTTTTTACTTTTTTACAGTTAATTCTTCTGCGCAAGAAATTAAGCCGGTTGCTCTCCGTTGTGAATATCTTGACAACCCGCTGGCGGTGAATACAACTCATCCTCGCCTCAGCTGGGAGCTACAAGCTACAGAAAGAAATGTCAAACAAACCTCTTATCAGATCCTTGTAGCCAGTTCATTGGAAAAACTGAATCGGAATGAAGGTGATTTGTGGGATTCAAAAAAAGTTATGTCTGATCAATCGGTGGCTATTCCTTATGAAGGTGTTCCTTTGCAAAGCCGTATCACCTGTTATTGGAAAGTAAAAGTATGGACCAGTGATGGAAGAGAGTCTGCCTGGAGCGAACCGGCCCATTGGAGTGAAGGATTGTTGCATCAGGCCGACTGGTATGCGCAATGGATTGGCCTGGATACTTTTTTCAGCTGGGATCGGCCGCACGACATGCATACGCGGCTATCAGCCCGTTACCTGCGCAAAGAATTTACCATCGATAAACCTTTACAGTCTGCAAAAATCTATATCAGTGGATTGGGCATATATCAGTTGTTCATCAATGGCAAAAAAGTGGGAAGAGAAGAGTTATCATCCGATCCGACCGAATATGAAAAACGAATTTTTTACAACACCTTTGATGTAACACCTTATCTGCATCCCGGCAAAAACGCCATAGGAGTAATCCTGGGCAATGGCAGGTTTTTTACCATGCGTTGGGGAAAAGCTCCCATTCCTCCCATCAGCAATTATGGTTATCCTAAAATGATTGCCCAGCTGGAGATACAACATGCGGATGGATCTGCACAAATGATAATCAGTGATACAACATGGAAAATAACTGCTGATGGCCCTGTACGTTCTAATAATGAATACGACGGTGAAGATTATGACGCGACCAAAGAACTTACCGGATGGAACGAAACGGGATATGATGATCATAACTGGCTGCATGCACAGCTGACACAACCGCCTTGTAATCATCTCGAAGCTCAGATGGATCCTTTGATAAACATCATGGATACCGTGAAACCTAAAGCCGTTTATGAGATTGCACCCGGAAAATATGTTTACGATATGGGTCAAAATATGGTGGGCTGGGTGGAAATCCATATTCCAGCCGGGCGTGCAGGCGATACCGTAACCCTGCGTTTTGCAGAGCGGTTGAATCCGGATACCACCTTATACACAGCCAATCTGCGCTCGGCAGAAGCGACAGATCATTATGTGATGAAATCCGGAAATCAAAGCTGGGAGCCGCATTTTACGTATCATGGTTTCCGTTATGTGGAACTGACAGGCTATCCCGGCAAGCCTGATTTATCAACCCTCGTAGGTAAAGTGGTGTATGATGATTTGCCTGTAACCGGACATTTTGAAACTTCCAATGCATTATTGAATCAGATTTATCACAATGCTTTCTGGGGTATTCGCGGAAATTACCGCGGTATGCCAACGGATTGCCCGCAACGTGATGAACGCATGGGATGGCTCGGCGATCGTGCGGAAGGTTCCTATGGCGAAAGTTTTATTTTTGATAACAATACCTTATATGCTAAATGGCTGCAAGATATAGAAGATGCGCAGCGCGAAAACGGAAGCATTCCGGATGTAGCACCTACCTATTGGAAAGTATACAGTGATAACATGACCTGGCCTGGAGCTTATCCGTTGATTGCCTATATGCTGTACCATCAGTTTGCCAATATGCAGCCTGTTATGCAGCATTATGCTTCCATCAAAAAATGGCTGCATTACATGAAAAGCAAATACATGAAAGATGGAATCATCACGAAAGATACATACGGCGACTGGTGCATGCCTCCGGAAGATCCCAAACTCATTCATTCCAAAGATCCATCACGCATCACACCCGGCTCCTTGCTATCAACTGCTTTTTATTACCATATTCTCAAGCTGATGGAAAAATTTGCATCGCTTCAGCATCTTACGGATGATTCCCTGCAATTCTCGAGGGAGGCTGATTCCGTGCGCATTGCTTTCAATCAGCATTTTCTGAATAAAACGTTGGATGAATATGCCAATAACACAGCCACTGCCAATACATTTGCATTAGCCTTTCATTTGGCACCGGATTCCATTCGTCATCGCGTGTTTGAGCATATCATCGAAAAAACGGAAAAGGATTTTGATGGACATATCAGCGTAGGATTGGTAGGTGCACAGCAATTTATGCGTACGATTACCCGCAACGGAGCTGCTGATTTGGCTTATCAGATTGCAACAAACACAACTTATCCCAGTTGGGGATATATGGTGAAGAACGATGCAACGACTATCTGGGAGCTTTGGAATGGTAACACGGCTGATCCTGCTATGAATTCCGGTAATCATGTGATGTTGTTGGGCGATCTAGTCATCTGGATGTATGAAGATTTAGGAGGCATTCGCAGTGATGATGTGCAAACAGGATTTAAAAAAATCATTATGAAGCCTTCTTTTGTAAAAGGATTGAATTGGGTAAACTGTAGCTATCATTCCGTGCATGGACTCATTCAAAGCAACTGGAAAAAAGATGGCAATACTTTAACCTGGGATATTACCATACCAGCTAATACTACTGCTGAAGTGTATTTTCCAGTTAGTGATGTAACAAATATCAAGGAAAGTAATCTTCCAATCAACAGAATAAGAGAAATCGAGTTAAGAAATCAAAACAATCATCAGGTCATAGTACAGATTGGATCTGGTAGCTATCATTTTAGAATTAAAAATTATAAAGAAGAATAA
- a CDS encoding rhamnogalacturonidase, which produces MKRILGYLLFLPVLVYAHPVYTNPSPQPFFNVREYGAKADGQTNDAPAINKAIQAAHDAGGGTVFFPAGTYLSGSIRLQSHVTLYLDNGCVILASENPQDYDAAEPNPHDQYQDYGHSHWHNSLIWGENLDDIAIEGPGMIDGKGLTRNYRSDQKPEGVGNKAIALKNCHNVILKDFKIYRGGWFGLLLTGVDNLTIDNLMIDTNRDGMDIDACKNVHVTNCIVNSPYDDGICLKSSYGLGFAKSTENVTISDCIVSGDYVIGSVIDGTYKLYPDTMRVPRTGRIKFGTESNGGFKNITITNCVLDHCGGLALESVDGADLENVTISNITMRDIVNMPIFIRLGARLRGPEGTQPGHIRKVSISHIVVYSSASRAASTISGIPGHDIEDVTLSDMQIFLEGGGTTEQAAINPPEKENAYPEPTMFGTLPCYGFYIRHAKNIAINNIQIYTNKKDERPAIQTDDVKNVQFRFLDLPEDNPKPYFHFIRTNNIEILHCTNTKDELIATTEDEKR; this is translated from the coding sequence ATGAAAAGAATACTTGGTTATTTGCTGTTCTTGCCTGTTTTGGTATATGCGCATCCAGTGTATACCAACCCTTCCCCCCAACCCTTCTTTAACGTGCGGGAGTATGGCGCCAAGGCCGATGGACAAACCAACGATGCACCGGCTATCAACAAAGCTATTCAGGCGGCTCATGATGCCGGTGGAGGTACGGTGTTTTTTCCCGCTGGTACCTATCTTTCTGGTTCTATTCGTTTGCAAAGCCATGTAACCCTGTACCTCGACAATGGCTGTGTGATCCTGGCCAGCGAAAATCCACAGGATTATGATGCAGCCGAACCCAATCCACATGATCAATATCAGGATTATGGACACAGCCACTGGCATAATAGCCTGATCTGGGGCGAAAACCTGGACGATATTGCCATTGAAGGACCGGGCATGATTGATGGCAAAGGTCTTACCCGCAACTACCGCAGCGACCAAAAGCCAGAAGGCGTAGGCAACAAAGCCATTGCACTTAAGAATTGCCACAATGTGATTCTGAAAGATTTCAAAATCTATCGCGGAGGATGGTTTGGATTATTGCTGACTGGTGTGGATAATCTGACCATTGACAACCTGATGATTGATACCAATCGCGACGGAATGGATATTGACGCCTGTAAGAATGTGCATGTAACTAACTGCATTGTGAATTCGCCCTATGATGATGGTATTTGTTTGAAAAGTTCGTATGGATTGGGATTTGCAAAATCTACAGAAAACGTGACCATCAGCGATTGCATCGTTTCGGGCGATTATGTGATTGGCAGCGTAATTGACGGTACCTATAAACTATATCCTGATACCATGCGGGTACCACGTACCGGACGCATCAAATTCGGAACAGAATCCAACGGAGGTTTTAAAAACATTACCATCACCAACTGTGTGCTGGATCATTGCGGCGGACTGGCGCTGGAAAGCGTGGATGGAGCTGATCTGGAGAATGTCACCATCAGCAATATCACGATGCGTGATATTGTAAATATGCCCATCTTCATCCGACTGGGGGCGCGTTTGCGGGGACCTGAAGGTACACAGCCCGGACATATCCGTAAAGTCAGCATCAGCCATATTGTTGTTTACAGCAGCGCATCGCGTGCAGCTTCTACCATCAGCGGCATCCCCGGCCATGACATTGAAGACGTAACACTTAGTGATATGCAAATCTTTCTTGAAGGCGGTGGAACTACCGAACAGGCTGCCATCAACCCACCTGAAAAAGAAAACGCCTATCCTGAACCCACCATGTTTGGTACATTACCATGTTATGGATTTTATATCCGGCATGCAAAAAACATTGCTATCAATAATATTCAAATTTATACAAATAAAAAAGATGAAAGACCCGCTATCCAGACCGATGATGTAAAAAATGTGCAGTTCCGGTTTCTCGATCTTCCGGAAGATAATCCCAAACCCTATTTCCATTTCATCCGAACAAACAATATCGAAATATTGCATTGCACAAATACAAAAGATGAACTCATCGCAACCACAGAAGATGAAAAAAGATGA
- a CDS encoding oligogalacturonate lyase family protein encodes MKKLSYLTCMLLCSVMPSVAQPQILVMPTGGKPMPNRWIDATTHHLIVKLSRREGSNSSFYFHNYPFIQTPDGKGWEMIYYGSTSQGNQLFAVNLQTFQNRQITYLPFRFGGEIVAPKSKTAYVQSRDSVFKIHLGNGKAELVYVFPKDFHGHIASVNCNETLLAGVWSDEREAEILRRYPSKSSFFNRIFEAHIPHVLFTIDLQTKQLHKIDSEDTWLNHEQFSPTDPDLLLYAHEGPWDQVDRTWVINVKTGEKKLLHQRSIPHEINGHEWWAPDGKSVWFDLQIPRSVNFYIAGVPIKNENGHIETGKEIRYPITRDEWSIHFNLSPDQTMFCGDGGDSTQVAHARDGMWIYLFRKQGDTLSAEKLVDMRFQNYRALEPNVHFSPDGKWVIFRANFEGKNEVYAVSIQRYL; translated from the coding sequence ATGAAAAAATTATCTTACCTCACATGCATGTTGTTATGCAGCGTTATGCCATCGGTTGCACAGCCGCAGATACTGGTTATGCCCACGGGCGGCAAACCTATGCCTAACAGATGGATAGATGCAACCACACATCATCTGATTGTGAAACTGAGTCGCAGGGAGGGCAGCAATAGTAGCTTTTATTTCCATAACTATCCATTTATCCAAACGCCCGATGGAAAAGGATGGGAAATGATTTATTACGGAAGCACATCGCAGGGAAATCAACTGTTTGCCGTAAATTTGCAAACCTTTCAAAACCGGCAAATAACCTATCTTCCATTTCGGTTTGGTGGTGAAATCGTGGCACCAAAATCAAAAACTGCTTACGTACAAAGCAGGGATAGTGTGTTCAAAATTCATCTAGGAAATGGGAAGGCTGAGCTGGTTTATGTTTTTCCAAAAGATTTTCATGGACACATTGCTTCAGTCAACTGCAATGAAACCCTGCTGGCGGGTGTATGGAGCGATGAGCGTGAAGCGGAAATCTTGCGAAGATATCCATCCAAAAGCAGTTTCTTCAACCGCATATTTGAAGCCCATATTCCACACGTATTGTTTACCATTGATTTGCAAACCAAACAATTGCATAAAATTGACAGTGAAGATACCTGGCTGAATCATGAACAATTTTCACCTACCGATCCGGATCTGCTGTTGTATGCACACGAAGGCCCATGGGATCAGGTTGACAGAACCTGGGTGATCAACGTCAAAACCGGCGAGAAAAAATTATTGCACCAACGATCCATCCCTCATGAAATAAACGGACATGAATGGTGGGCGCCTGATGGAAAATCGGTTTGGTTTGATCTGCAAATACCCCGCTCGGTGAATTTTTATATTGCAGGTGTTCCCATAAAAAATGAAAACGGCCACATAGAAACCGGAAAGGAAATCCGCTATCCGATTACACGCGATGAATGGTCTATTCATTTCAATCTTTCTCCGGATCAAACCATGTTTTGCGGTGATGGAGGTGATTCCACACAGGTGGCACATGCCAGGGATGGTATGTGGATTTATTTGTTCCGGAAACAAGGAGATACGTTATCTGCTGAAAAACTCGTGGATATGCGTTTTCAAAACTATCGTGCACTGGAACCCAATGTGCATTTTTCACCCGATGGGAAATGGGTAATTTTCCGTGCAAACTTTGAAGGAAAAAATGAAGTGTATGCAGTGAGCATTCAACGATATCTGTGA
- a CDS encoding RrF2 family transcriptional regulator produces the protein MLSKKTKYALKAMIVLARNHGKGPMLISTISEQENIPKKFLENILLELKNAGMLASKKGAGGGYYLLKPPDTIMLSDIIRLMGGPIALVPCVSLNFYEPCEECKDELTCGIRQVALRVRDASLEILAKTSIKDLAEKEDSLIAMHKKTRQKSHAK, from the coding sequence ATGCTTTCCAAAAAAACCAAATATGCCCTCAAAGCCATGATTGTGCTGGCCAGAAATCATGGCAAAGGCCCCATGCTCATCAGCACCATTTCTGAACAGGAAAACATTCCGAAAAAATTTCTGGAAAACATCCTGCTGGAGCTTAAAAATGCTGGCATGCTGGCGAGCAAAAAAGGCGCCGGCGGCGGTTATTACCTGCTGAAACCACCCGACACCATTATGCTTTCCGATATCATCCGCCTGATGGGCGGACCTATTGCGCTGGTGCCCTGTGTAAGCCTGAATTTTTATGAACCCTGTGAAGAATGCAAAGATGAACTCACATGCGGCATCAGGCAGGTAGCCCTGCGGGTGCGGGATGCATCACTGGAAATCCTGGCCAAAACCAGCATCAAGGATCTCGCCGAAAAAGAAGACAGCCTGATAGCCATGCATAAAAAAACACGACAAAAATCCCACGCCAAATAG